GCCGGATCGTTAAATGCGGACATAACAATGGCGCCATTGGGCATATAAAAATTAATATATGAGAGATCCATGCGCTCCCCATTCCATTTCTGGGGGGCTGGCTGGGGAATATCCATGATTTCCACAGTATTGCCTGCGGCGTCAACAGCGCCGGTAAGCCTTTGTCTGGCATCCTGGGTTACAGCGAAATTGGGGTCATCCGGATCAATGCAGTTGTTTAAGAGAATCAGTCCAGGACACGCAAAAGTAGCCAGGATATCCACATGGCCTGTGGTCTCATCCCCGTCAAGACCGTTGGCCAGCCACAACACTTTTTCAATGCCCAGGTAGGTTTTAAAAAGGGCTTCGAAATCGGCTTTTGTAAATCCCACGTTGCGTTTGGGGTCCATCAGACACTGCTCTGTTGTGATCAGTGTGCCATGGCCGTCCACATGGATTGAGCCGCCTTCCAGGATAAAGGGGGCGGTGTACCGCCGCATGGACAATTGGCGAAGAATGTCAATACCCATGGCCTCGTCGCAGGGGCCTGTGATTGGGTAGTGGCCCCATCCGGTAAAGACCCAGTCGATTCCGGCCACGTTGCCTTTTTCATCCCTCACAAAGGTTGGCGCACTGTCCCTGGCCCAGGAATCAAAGCAGGTG
The DNA window shown above is from uncultured Desulfobacter sp. and carries:
- a CDS encoding agmatine deiminase family protein, with amino-acid sequence MTKSIQIQGDHPLAGPPANGFFSIPVRTPQSDGLTMPAEWEHHDACWMVWPCSEQCFKGVLQEAKQTYANVARAIGDFEPVYMLVNPEQRTEAENLLGAAVTLVDATCFDSWARDSAPTFVRDEKGNVAGIDWVFTGWGHYPITGPCDEAMGIDILRQLSMRRYTAPFILEGGSIHVDGHGTLITTEQCLMDPKRNVGFTKADFEALFKTYLGIEKVLWLANGLDGDETTGHVDILATFACPGLILLNNCIDPDDPNFAVTQDARQRLTGAVDAAGNTVEIMDIPQPAPQKWNGERMDLSYINFYMPNGAIVMSAFNDPADDQAKEMMQTIFPDRTVIQIPSLPLFAGGGGIHCITQQQPSGTALPSF